A genomic region of Trichothermofontia sichuanensis B231 contains the following coding sequences:
- a CDS encoding SpoIID/LytB domain-containing protein codes for MTIVHCLCLRPSQDKNRAAVGLPLWLRLCCRTVGPLALGVAGGVAIGPIAPTLAYTEPVLQVGIVQRFSRRPDDYLILRAVPGDRLTLRFETNGQPETLTATQVRLEATRRALAAPRVEERLVLSTHRSFESAEDSANQWQARGIAIEVAQPEDWQVWADRQTYHTPLLRRWLLQSLRSQGHTLPHLDTQVLNNQPGLSWIVNGYRYNRDRLEITTGTGVLQVEQPRQEARRYGGAFRVQPNAYGTYTLVNWVPIETYLRGVVPHEIGAEAPRAAVEAQAILARTYALRNLRRFAIDDYELCADTQCQVYWGLSGTATATDQAIQATRGLVLTYQNEMVDALYSSTTGGVTAAFQDVWNGSPRPYLRSVVDAVNPVWNLAQKSLAQEQNVRAFLSQKQGFNEVGWWAFRWREESSLAALNQQLRRYLTSKQHPLANFQMIQQMQVTQRAPGGRVLHLTVTTDRGPVVLEKDEIIRAFEAPNSTLFYLDPLMGQGGLRGYAFIGGGFGHGVGMSQTGSYHLAEIGWPAARILNFYYPGTQLQMLNPAIVLWQGETLAQRARSLNPPQQ; via the coding sequence ATGACGATTGTTCACTGTTTGTGTTTGCGCCCATCTCAGGATAAAAATCGGGCTGCGGTTGGTTTGCCGCTGTGGCTGCGGCTATGTTGCCGAACTGTTGGGCCGTTAGCCCTGGGGGTGGCCGGGGGGGTAGCTATTGGGCCGATCGCGCCGACGCTGGCCTATACCGAGCCAGTGCTTCAGGTCGGGATTGTCCAGCGGTTTAGTCGTCGGCCCGACGATTACCTGATTCTGCGGGCTGTACCGGGCGATCGCCTCACCCTGCGATTTGAAACCAACGGCCAACCGGAGACGCTAACCGCAACCCAGGTGCGCCTGGAGGCCACCCGCCGTGCCCTCGCGGCTCCGCGGGTGGAAGAACGGCTGGTCCTCAGTACCCATCGCAGTTTTGAAAGTGCTGAGGATAGTGCAAATCAGTGGCAGGCCCGTGGCATTGCGATCGAAGTGGCTCAACCGGAGGATTGGCAGGTATGGGCCGATCGCCAAACCTATCACACGCCCCTGTTGCGGCGCTGGCTACTCCAGAGTTTGCGATCTCAGGGGCATACGCTACCCCATTTGGACACTCAGGTGCTCAACAACCAGCCCGGTTTGTCCTGGATTGTCAATGGCTACCGTTATAACCGCGATCGTCTAGAGATTACGACGGGCACGGGAGTGCTGCAGGTGGAGCAACCCCGTCAGGAAGCGCGGCGCTATGGGGGGGCCTTCCGCGTTCAACCGAATGCCTATGGCACCTATACCCTGGTAAACTGGGTGCCGATCGAAACCTATTTACGGGGCGTGGTTCCCCATGAGATTGGGGCAGAAGCACCGCGAGCGGCGGTGGAAGCCCAGGCCATTTTGGCGCGGACTTATGCATTACGTAACCTGCGTCGGTTTGCGATCGATGATTATGAACTGTGTGCGGATACCCAATGTCAGGTGTATTGGGGCTTAAGTGGAACCGCCACCGCCACCGATCAAGCGATTCAGGCGACACGGGGATTAGTGTTGACCTACCAAAATGAAATGGTGGATGCTCTTTATTCTTCGACCACCGGTGGGGTTACAGCGGCGTTTCAGGATGTGTGGAATGGGTCCCCCCGACCCTATTTACGCAGTGTGGTTGATGCGGTCAACCCAGTTTGGAATTTGGCCCAAAAGAGTTTGGCCCAGGAGCAAAATGTGCGGGCTTTTCTGAGTCAAAAACAGGGCTTTAATGAGGTCGGTTGGTGGGCTTTTCGTTGGCGCGAGGAAAGCAGTCTAGCAGCGCTCAACCAGCAGTTACGGCGCTATCTCACCAGTAAGCAGCATCCCCTGGCCAATTTCCAGATGATTCAACAGATGCAGGTCACCCAGCGGGCACCGGGGGGGCGCGTGTTACATCTGACGGTCACGACCGATCGCGGCCCGGTTGTCCTGGAAAAAGACGAAATTATCCGTGCGTTTGAGGCACCCAACAGTACCCTCTTTTATCTAGATCCCTTGATGGGGCAAGGGGGTTTGCGGGGTTATGCCTTTATTGGCGGTGGCTTTGGACATGGGGTAGGCATGAGCCAAACCGGCTCCTATCAC
- a CDS encoding DUF3493 domain-containing protein: MPESQPVQPPPDRCEPPVASRPTHLTAEQYARLKAEVAAPYRGLRLFIYLAFAASGTIGAFIFLTQLLAGHDVTNLLPNLVLQLGVVALMLWLFRLENRTRRDR; the protein is encoded by the coding sequence ATGCCAGAGTCCCAGCCTGTCCAACCCCCACCCGATCGCTGCGAGCCGCCTGTGGCGTCGCGCCCCACCCACCTCACCGCTGAGCAATATGCCCGCCTTAAGGCGGAAGTGGCGGCTCCCTATCGGGGTCTGCGCTTGTTTATCTATTTGGCCTTTGCCGCATCAGGCACGATTGGAGCCTTCATTTTTCTGACTCAACTCCTCGCAGGCCACGACGTCACTAACCTCTTGCCCAATTTGGTGCTGCAATTAGGGGTTGTTGCCTTGATGCTCTGGCTCTTTCGCCTGGAAAACCGCACCCGACGCGATCGCTAA
- a CDS encoding ATP-dependent 6-phosphofructokinase translates to MTKRIGILTSGGDCPGLNAAIRAVVSHATLTYGWEVLGIPYATQGLMEAKASRLTVHCQDLRGIDPLLSLGGTILGSVNKGDTVANADAIIAGYHRLGLDALIAIGGDGSLAILHTLAQKGNWNLVSIPKTIDNDVALTDRAIGFDTAVNTVTNALYNLSCTAASHDRVMVVEVMGRASGHLALNAGLAGGADVILIPEIPYTIDSVCRKIRELRERWGRCFAIVVVAEGARTLEGGFVAEKDAEGHLRFHGIGDYIADRVCRCSEGNLEARVTVLGHVQRGGIPSALDRLLATTFGKAAVDLVAEGRFNHMVAWQHGELVSVPQTEVFAKSPTFVDPNHFLVQTARALNVYIGEFVNETMVGPGTGSSLIPPLAPHTELVPQ, encoded by the coding sequence ATGACGAAGCGCATTGGAATCCTCACAAGTGGCGGTGATTGTCCTGGTTTGAATGCAGCGATTCGGGCGGTGGTCAGCCATGCAACCTTAACCTATGGCTGGGAGGTGTTGGGCATCCCGTATGCAACCCAGGGGTTGATGGAGGCCAAAGCTTCGCGTCTGACAGTGCATTGCCAGGACCTACGGGGGATTGACCCCCTCCTAAGCCTCGGGGGAACGATTCTCGGCTCGGTTAACAAAGGTGATACGGTTGCGAATGCTGATGCGATTATCGCTGGCTATCACAGGTTGGGCCTGGATGCCTTGATCGCGATCGGGGGCGATGGGAGTTTGGCTATCTTGCATACCCTGGCTCAGAAGGGGAATTGGAATTTGGTGTCGATTCCTAAGACGATCGACAATGATGTGGCCCTGACGGATCGCGCGATCGGCTTTGACACAGCGGTTAATACGGTGACCAACGCCCTCTACAACCTCTCCTGTACGGCAGCCAGCCACGATCGCGTGATGGTCGTGGAGGTCATGGGTCGGGCATCGGGGCATTTGGCTCTGAATGCGGGGCTTGCGGGTGGGGCTGATGTGATTTTGATCCCGGAAATTCCCTATACCATTGATAGTGTCTGTCGCAAGATTCGTGAACTGCGGGAACGCTGGGGACGGTGTTTTGCGATCGTGGTGGTGGCAGAGGGGGCACGCACCCTGGAAGGGGGATTCGTTGCCGAAAAGGATGCGGAAGGCCATCTTCGCTTCCACGGCATTGGGGACTATATTGCCGATCGGGTCTGTCGTTGTAGTGAGGGTAACCTGGAAGCGCGCGTAACCGTGTTGGGTCATGTGCAACGGGGGGGGATTCCCTCCGCCCTCGATCGCCTGTTGGCAACCACCTTTGGGAAAGCGGCTGTGGATCTGGTGGCGGAGGGGCGTTTCAATCACATGGTGGCCTGGCAACATGGCGAACTGGTGAGCGTGCCCCAAACCGAAGTGTTTGCCAAGAGTCCTACCTTTGTGGACCCCAACCATTTCCTGGTCCAGACGGCCCGTGCCCTCAACGTCTATATTGGTGAGTTTGTGAACGAGACAATGGTAGGGCCGGGTACAGGGTCAAGCCTCATTCCCCCCTTGGCTCCCCATACTGAGTTAGTCCCGCAATAA
- the gap gene encoding type I glyceraldehyde-3-phosphate dehydrogenase has protein sequence MAPLKVGINGFGRIGRLVFRAAITNPNLEFVGINDLVPADNIAYLLKYDSTHGAFQGTVIAKEDGIVVNDRFIPCLSIRNPAELPWGQLGAEYVIESTGLFTSYEGASNHLKAGARRVILSAPTKDPDKVPTFVVGVNHENFNPATDTIVSNASCTTNCLAPIAKVIHDNFGLAEGLMTTIHAMTATQPTVDGPSKKDWRGGRGAAQNIIPASTGAAKAVTLVLPALKGRLTGMAFRVPTPNVSVVDLTFKTEKATSYADICAAMKAAAEGPMQGILGYTEDAVVSSDFITDPHSSIFDAGAGIELNANFFKVVSWYDNEWGYSQRMIDLMLAMAAKE, from the coding sequence GTGGCACCTCTGAAAGTTGGAATTAACGGGTTTGGTCGGATTGGGCGGTTAGTTTTCCGAGCCGCAATCACCAACCCTAACCTGGAATTTGTCGGCATCAATGACCTAGTGCCGGCTGATAATATTGCCTATCTGCTCAAGTATGACTCCACCCACGGCGCCTTCCAGGGTACGGTTATCGCCAAGGAGGATGGCATTGTCGTCAACGATCGTTTCATTCCCTGTTTATCCATCCGCAATCCAGCAGAACTGCCTTGGGGCCAACTCGGAGCCGAGTACGTGATCGAGTCAACCGGTCTGTTTACGAGCTACGAAGGCGCATCCAATCACCTCAAAGCAGGTGCTCGTCGCGTTATTTTGTCAGCACCGACTAAGGACCCGGATAAGGTTCCCACATTTGTGGTTGGGGTCAATCATGAGAATTTTAATCCTGCAACGGATACGATCGTCTCCAATGCCAGTTGTACGACCAATTGCTTAGCTCCCATTGCCAAGGTCATCCACGACAACTTTGGCTTAGCGGAAGGGCTAATGACCACGATTCACGCCATGACTGCTACCCAGCCCACAGTCGATGGACCTAGCAAAAAAGACTGGCGCGGGGGACGGGGGGCCGCGCAGAACATTATTCCAGCTTCCACCGGGGCTGCCAAAGCCGTGACTTTGGTCCTCCCGGCCCTGAAGGGGCGGCTCACAGGGATGGCCTTCCGGGTGCCAACGCCTAATGTTTCGGTCGTGGATTTGACCTTTAAAACGGAGAAAGCCACCTCTTATGCTGATATCTGTGCCGCGATGAAAGCGGCAGCAGAAGGCCCAATGCAGGGGATTCTGGGTTATACCGAAGATGCCGTTGTTTCCAGCGACTTCATCACCGATCCCCACTCCAGCATTTTCGATGCCGGGGCTGGGATCGAACTGAATGCAAATTTCTTTAAGGTAGTGTCCTGGTACGACAATGAGTGGGGGTATTCCCAACGCATGATTGATTTAATGCTGGCAATGGCTGCGAAGGAGTAG
- the queA gene encoding tRNA preQ1(34) S-adenosylmethionine ribosyltransferase-isomerase QueA, translating to MTTDSDRDRSLAAYDYDLPADRIAQNPVTPRDSSRLLVVASPTQHHHSLFRDLPDWLQPGDLLVLNDTRVIPARLYGHKTSGAAIEILLLEPRQTDPSGQPLPPHCWLALVRPGKRMKVGSRLYFGHQPTQAQPPDPSANNHAAFPPANHPDNPAAVTLTATILAKDTATGGRILQFHLPESARLESYLEVLGQMPLPPYIHHSTADPDRYQTVYAREAGSAAAPTAGLHFTESLFTRLQERGIEQAFVTLHVGVGTFRPVEATDITAHAMHSEWFEIPAATIAKIQHTQAGGGRIIAVGTTVVRSLEGVVKETGSLQPFRGRTNLFIYPGYQWQVINGLITNFHLPKSSLLMLVSALLGRERTLALYQEAIAHQYRFYSFGDAMLILPSALRSGPNGQ from the coding sequence TTGACCACTGACTCAGATCGCGATCGCTCCCTGGCAGCCTACGACTATGACCTGCCCGCCGATCGTATTGCCCAAAATCCCGTCACCCCCAGGGACAGTTCCCGCCTGCTGGTCGTCGCCTCCCCCACCCAGCACCACCACAGCCTCTTCCGGGATTTGCCCGACTGGCTCCAACCGGGCGATCTGCTCGTCCTGAATGACACCCGCGTCATCCCCGCCCGTCTCTATGGGCATAAAACCAGTGGGGCCGCGATCGAAATTCTCCTCCTGGAACCCCGCCAAACTGACCCCAGTGGCCAACCCTTGCCTCCCCACTGCTGGCTTGCTCTCGTCCGGCCAGGCAAACGGATGAAAGTGGGGTCACGCCTATACTTCGGCCATCAACCCACCCAGGCCCAGCCCCCTGATCCCTCAGCCAATAACCACGCCGCGTTTCCACCAGCGAATCACCCTGACAACCCAGCCGCCGTCACCCTCACTGCTACCATCCTGGCCAAGGACACCGCCACCGGGGGGCGTATCCTCCAATTTCATTTACCCGAATCCGCCAGACTAGAAAGCTACCTCGAAGTGCTGGGACAAATGCCCCTGCCCCCCTATATTCACCACAGCACCGCTGACCCCGATCGGTATCAAACCGTCTACGCCCGGGAAGCAGGGTCTGCGGCTGCACCCACCGCCGGCTTGCACTTCACCGAGTCCCTGTTCACCCGCCTGCAGGAACGAGGCATTGAGCAAGCCTTCGTCACCCTGCATGTCGGAGTTGGCACCTTTCGTCCGGTAGAAGCAACCGATATCACTGCCCATGCCATGCATTCCGAGTGGTTCGAGATCCCTGCTGCCACGATCGCCAAAATCCAACACACCCAAGCCGGGGGTGGACGCATCATTGCCGTAGGGACAACCGTCGTGCGCTCCCTCGAAGGCGTCGTCAAGGAAACCGGCAGCCTGCAACCCTTTCGAGGAAGAACCAATCTCTTCATCTATCCCGGCTATCAGTGGCAGGTTATCAACGGCTTGATTACCAACTTCCATTTGCCCAAATCCAGCCTCTTAATGTTAGTCAGTGCCCTGCTTGGCCGCGAGCGAACCTTGGCCCTCTACCAGGAAGCGATCGCCCACCAATACCGCTTCTATTCCTTTGGCGATGCCATGCTCATCCTCCCATCAGCCCTGCGATCGGGACCTAATGGGCAGTAG
- a CDS encoding C1 family peptidase: MDLTYLKLDCLGDRPDIRDFTLIDAFKRLKRYGCREFEYTLLDISKKPTDSGEGLKYKLDKIDAPLLATSVIIPLQADQTSILLEGEKGGEIAIKAENSDQPSATFRQGELTINEYGRLVIKKQPAEFLYLNEAFKKYDLVEERKAAWPSVEDQKSEGMCAACAGVGLLEYFERRLTGRHLDASKLFLHQVACKLMKSPPQLGASIRSVIAAMTLFGVPPEEYWPYDIQKLNEEPPAFCYAYARNYRVASYIRLERFGMTKEALVFQIKIFVNAGFPVMASFSVHESITAKVQAEEEQGFIPYPAFNERQLGGHAIIIVGYDDDLVIENRYANVTEVEKQRFPTFNQIGQDLNYSSPAYTEGERIKTKGAFKVRNSWGEDWGNRGYGWLPYAYVSQGLATDFWTILKVDLGELGLGFMGGNVLNCTPGHAHC; encoded by the coding sequence ATGGATCTTACTTATTTAAAGCTGGATTGCTTGGGCGATCGGCCAGATATTAGAGACTTCACACTAATTGACGCCTTCAAGAGACTAAAAAGGTACGGATGTCGCGAGTTTGAATATACACTTTTAGACATTTCTAAAAAACCTACCGATTCCGGAGAGGGATTAAAATATAAATTAGATAAAATTGATGCTCCCCTATTAGCAACGTCAGTCATCATACCTTTGCAAGCAGATCAGACAAGCATATTACTAGAGGGCGAAAAGGGAGGGGAAATTGCAATTAAGGCAGAGAATTCAGATCAACCCTCAGCAACTTTTAGACAAGGTGAGTTAACTATTAATGAGTATGGCCGCCTTGTAATTAAGAAACAACCAGCAGAGTTTCTTTATTTAAATGAAGCTTTTAAGAAGTATGATTTAGTTGAAGAGAGGAAAGCGGCTTGGCCCTCCGTGGAAGACCAAAAATCAGAGGGTATGTGTGCTGCTTGTGCTGGCGTTGGTTTATTGGAGTACTTTGAGCGTCGCCTTACCGGTAGACATCTAGATGCATCGAAGTTATTTTTACATCAGGTGGCCTGCAAGCTGATGAAATCACCTCCTCAACTAGGTGCTTCTATCCGATCTGTTATTGCTGCTATGACCCTATTTGGTGTCCCACCTGAAGAATATTGGCCCTATGATATTCAAAAATTAAATGAGGAGCCACCTGCTTTCTGTTATGCCTATGCAAGGAATTATCGTGTGGCAAGTTATATACGCTTAGAGCGTTTTGGTATGACAAAAGAAGCCTTAGTATTTCAGATTAAGATATTTGTCAATGCAGGTTTTCCTGTAATGGCTAGCTTCTCTGTTCATGAGTCAATTACAGCCAAAGTTCAAGCCGAAGAAGAACAAGGCTTTATTCCTTATCCAGCGTTTAACGAGCGTCAACTCGGTGGTCATGCAATCATTATTGTTGGCTATGATGACGATCTAGTGATTGAGAATCGATACGCTAACGTCACTGAAGTAGAGAAGCAGCGGTTCCCAACATTCAATCAAATTGGGCAAGACTTAAATTATTCTTCCCCTGCTTATACTGAAGGCGAGAGGATTAAAACTAAAGGAGCATTTAAGGTTCGGAATTCTTGGGGAGAAGATTGGGGCAACCGTGGATATGGTTGGTTACCCTATGCCTATGTGTCTCAAGGTCTAGCAACTGATTTCTGGACTATTCTTAAAGTTGATCTGGGTGAACTAGGGCTTGGCTTTATGGGAGGGAATGTACTGAATTGTACCCCAGGACATGCCCATTGTTAG
- a CDS encoding WD40 repeat domain-containing protein gives MLAAISTSALIFAQSAQQSALIAQKGEINTLTRLADSYFTDHQQLEALFISIQALSLLKKYNIQSYSDFNKINFIISSLQERNRLTEHESEVYGLSINSNLESLKSSHIAFASADSDGVIKLWDIRGNLIKSINKQNSGIWKIDFSANGRLLSSAGMNGKIEILEVETGNLIKTLPGHTGQTFDSRFTANDNIIISCGADGRVRVWDLDKGGSSIKSSPVELDINGYPMDYYIYGIDIHPKNRNIIAYGGEGDKSIKIWDLESNQIVAKLENPKTLVGIIQIKFSPDGSMLIATDDEGLIKIWSMKSLTSPSLIKEFSSGQESIYSIDISKDGKFLVTGSTDHTIKVWDIEKLTKNQQASDVTGQIEALSNLEGHSATVQNVKFLMDYLQKDNHTVGNPLIISASNDATIRLWDWQSFSLRRKDLSSVKQSLDYACSLFNMYVIEKPKEIEAICVGSPKAYP, from the coding sequence TTGTTAGCTGCAATCTCAACCTCAGCCCTCATTTTCGCCCAATCTGCTCAACAATCAGCACTAATTGCACAGAAAGGGGAAATCAACACACTAACTAGACTTGCTGACTCCTACTTTACTGATCATCAGCAGTTAGAAGCTCTTTTCATTAGTATACAGGCTTTGTCTTTACTCAAAAAGTATAATATCCAATCATATTCAGATTTCAACAAGATAAATTTTATTATCTCTTCTCTACAAGAGAGAAATCGACTAACAGAACATGAAAGCGAAGTTTACGGACTAAGCATTAATTCTAATCTAGAATCTCTGAAATCATCTCATATTGCTTTTGCTTCTGCTGATTCAGATGGAGTTATTAAACTATGGGATATTAGAGGTAACTTGATTAAGAGTATAAACAAACAGAATTCTGGCATTTGGAAAATAGATTTTAGCGCCAATGGAAGGTTACTTTCATCCGCAGGCATGAATGGAAAAATTGAAATTTTAGAGGTTGAGACAGGGAATTTAATCAAGACTTTGCCAGGTCATACAGGACAAACTTTTGATTCTAGATTTACTGCCAATGATAATATAATCATTTCATGTGGAGCAGATGGTAGAGTTAGAGTATGGGATCTTGATAAAGGTGGGAGCAGTATAAAATCCTCACCAGTTGAATTAGACATCAATGGATATCCGATGGATTACTATATCTATGGTATTGATATTCATCCTAAAAATAGAAATATTATTGCCTATGGAGGTGAAGGTGATAAGAGCATTAAAATCTGGGATTTAGAATCTAATCAGATAGTAGCCAAGCTGGAAAATCCAAAAACCCTGGTAGGGATTATTCAGATCAAATTTAGTCCTGATGGTTCAATGCTGATCGCAACTGATGATGAGGGGCTTATAAAAATATGGTCTATGAAATCACTAACATCCCCCAGTTTAATAAAAGAGTTTTCATCAGGTCAAGAAAGTATTTATAGCATTGATATTAGTAAAGATGGCAAGTTTTTAGTAACAGGTAGTACGGATCATACTATCAAGGTATGGGATATAGAAAAACTAACTAAAAATCAACAGGCTTCTGACGTGACAGGGCAGATAGAAGCACTTTCTAATCTAGAAGGACATAGCGCTACTGTTCAAAATGTAAAATTCCTGATGGATTACCTTCAAAAAGACAATCATACCGTAGGAAATCCTTTAATTATTTCTGCTAGTAATGATGCAACAATACGACTGTGGGATTGGCAATCATTCTCTCTCAGAAGGAAAGATCTATCTTCAGTGAAACAATCTTTAGACTATGCTTGCTCACTATTTAATATGTATGTAATAGAGAAGCCTAAAGAGATAGAAGCAATATGCGTTGGTTCACCTAAAGCGTACCCCTAA
- a CDS encoding nSTAND1 domain-containing NTPase: MARYALVIGIAKYKDRRLSVLPKALTDAEQVAQLLERYGEFQFVERFPRRWNPDRQTDEMADTEVTAAALDQVLTTFLLERATQGEAVIYFTGHGFVVQEFQNLRGFLATSDCEVVQQGDQVVAQVGAYPFESLNVLLQRANLSSLVLLLDCCHSGYFLEKQGVRQSLAVFGQRTDYCLLTACRGFEQAWVGSQHSVFTEALLAGLAADRADALGWVDSDTLSGHLYYQLERSGQEPLRLYMGRPLRLLHYPPPVVKSGERPAPPVALFNPENPYVGLKAFDQKTKAYFYGRQAASWQLFDRLRSSRFVAVIGASGCGKSSLVKAGVLAELRDDRLANSSHWVTAMLTPGDRPLPLLLETLAQLHRSPQSLLFVDQLEEIFTLCKDDEQRRSFIRLIAQEATDTHREGRVIVAIRGDFLDRCAEEKFTPRETTQSPRF, encoded by the coding sequence ATGGCTCGTTACGCGCTGGTGATCGGGATTGCTAAGTATAAAGACCGACGGTTATCGGTCTTGCCCAAGGCGCTGACGGATGCGGAGCAGGTGGCTCAGCTTTTAGAGCGGTATGGGGAATTTCAATTCGTAGAGCGGTTTCCAAGGCGATGGAATCCCGATCGCCAAACTGACGAGATGGCTGATACTGAGGTGACAGCGGCGGCTCTCGATCAGGTGTTAACAACGTTTTTGCTAGAACGGGCCACCCAGGGTGAGGCAGTGATCTATTTCACGGGGCATGGCTTTGTGGTGCAGGAGTTTCAGAACCTGCGAGGCTTTCTGGCAACTTCAGATTGTGAGGTGGTACAGCAGGGTGATCAGGTGGTAGCTCAGGTGGGGGCGTATCCCTTTGAGAGTTTAAATGTGCTGCTGCAACGGGCAAATTTGAGTAGCTTGGTGCTGCTGTTAGATTGTTGTCACAGTGGTTATTTTTTGGAAAAGCAGGGGGTCCGTCAATCGCTGGCGGTTTTTGGCCAAAGAACGGATTATTGCCTGTTAACCGCCTGTCGCGGGTTTGAGCAAGCCTGGGTCGGAAGTCAGCATAGTGTGTTTACGGAGGCATTACTGGCGGGGTTGGCGGCAGATCGGGCCGATGCGTTGGGTTGGGTAGATAGTGATACACTGTCAGGCCATCTCTATTACCAATTAGAGCGATCGGGGCAAGAGCCGTTGCGGTTGTATATGGGACGCCCGTTGCGGTTGTTGCATTATCCCCCGCCTGTGGTGAAATCGGGTGAGCGACCAGCCCCGCCTGTGGCCTTGTTTAATCCAGAAAACCCCTATGTGGGCCTTAAGGCATTTGATCAGAAAACGAAAGCCTATTTTTATGGTCGTCAAGCAGCGAGTTGGCAGTTGTTCGATCGCCTGCGATCGTCTCGATTTGTGGCAGTCATTGGGGCGTCGGGCTGTGGGAAGTCGTCCCTTGTGAAGGCGGGGGTGTTGGCGGAATTACGGGACGATCGGCTAGCGAATAGTAGTCACTGGGTAACAGCGATGTTAACGCCGGGGGATCGGCCTTTGCCGCTGTTGTTGGAGACGTTGGCTCAGTTGCATCGCTCGCCCCAATCGTTGCTGTTTGTGGATCAGTTGGAGGAGATTTTTACACTCTGTAAGGATGATGAACAACGGCGATCGTTTATTCGTTTGATAGCCCAAGAGGCGACGGATACCCATCGGGAGGGTCGGGTGATTGTGGCAATCCGGGGGGATTTCCTCGATCGCTGTGCGGAAGAAAAATTTACACCTAGAGAAACAACGCAGTCGCCTCGTTTTTAG
- a CDS encoding CU044_2847 family protein — MTDIQRLLIEENGETYEIYIESKDEPAMPTPSRYDRPGMGIREDTATKMQSAHRLIRGYTAYVLSAFRDFSAAQVEEVTLTFGIKIGGKTGIPYITEGSAESNLQIQVKCKFPP, encoded by the coding sequence ATGACCGATATCCAACGCCTATTAATCGAAGAAAATGGCGAAACCTACGAAATCTACATCGAGTCAAAAGATGAACCCGCAATGCCCACGCCATCGAGATACGATCGCCCCGGTATGGGCATTCGGGAAGACACCGCCACCAAAATGCAGTCTGCGCATCGCCTGATTCGGGGCTATACCGCCTACGTGCTCAGTGCCTTCCGGGACTTCAGTGCCGCCCAAGTCGAAGAAGTGACCCTCACCTTTGGCATCAAAATCGGTGGTAAAACCGGCATTCCCTATATCACCGAAGGGTCCGCCGAGAGTAACCTGCAAATCCAGGTTAAATGTAAATTCCCCCCCTAG